A window of Benincasa hispida cultivar B227 chromosome 9, ASM972705v1, whole genome shotgun sequence genomic DNA:
tatcaataatagatattgatagtcACTTCTATCCATATCCGTCGAGATTTCtgtcagtgtctatcaatgtcaatAATAGAccgataaaagtctattagtgtctatcattgatagattttgaaaatttactatatttataaatatttttgttgattttgCTATATCTAAAAACAACACTAATTATTAGATTGTATTATGTCAGAAAGATTAGGAGACAccaaaaaaataattctaaaaaagAAACCTAATCGAAGATAGTGATTGAAACAtgttacaaatttcaagaaaaaaatataaaactaatgTATAAgttaagaaaattattttgaatgataaaactgttaaaaatatttacaaatataacaaaatatcactatgtaatagtgacattttataatatttacaaataaggTGGGTTATTTTTAATTGTGAAAACAATCCATAATTTAACATACTTATAAGTTTGGCCAACAAACCTTACACGTTATAACACTTggccaaaaagaaaattttaagagTTATTTATGACAAGGTAAATTTCCTCTTAAATATTATAAAGCTTGGCTAAGCTTCTAATTCTAACTTAAAAAACAGCAAAGAAAGTAATCAAATGAAGGCAGCAGAAAGGTGTTTGGTAAAGAGAGAATAAAGGTTAGGTAATGGGATCAGAAACGGGGGGGCTGCCGGTGATAAATTTCAGTGGCAACGGAGTGAAGACGGAGGGCGGCGACGAGTGGAGGAGGAGGAGCAGAGAAGTCCGGGAAGCTCTCGAAGAGTACGGATGTTTTATAGCAGAGTACGATGGAGTTAGTAGAGAACTGAGAGGGGAAGTTATGAAGGCAGTGAAAGCACTTTTCGAGCTTCCaattgagaggaagaagaagaacaaatatgagAAGCCTTTTAATGGCTACGTTGGGGAGCTTCGTACTCTTCCTCTTCATGAAAGTTTGGGTATTGATGATGCCACTAACTTCCATGGAGTTCAGTCCTTTACTCATCTCATGTGGCCCTCTGGAAATCACCATTTTAGgttcttttcttctccttcttcataatcttcatcttcattttttttttcccgatAATTAATCTTTACTTATTTTGTGGTGAAAGATTCAAATTATCTAAATCATTTCACACTCattattttactaaaaaaactataattttttggtttggattttgaacttcattttaaagataaaagatataaatttctttttgttattttaacgGTCCAAAGATTTGAAAGGAATGTAATTAACTTTATTTACTGGAGTAATTGTATAATTAAAATGTCTAAGTTTTAAATTCCTATATTCTATTTATTGTACTAAAAGAGtgcaattttttaatttctttttaaaaggatagttatattaattttttattttattttatttaaaagtttgaaatatttaaaatgaatgTTAATAATTATTTTGCTAAAGTATGCATAACTTTAAGTGACATAACTCTCAAGGATATTAAGTTTGAATATCTCCGTTTTAAAGGAATTGTGAAGTTCTGCAATAAAAATGGAGATCAGtcccaaaaattatttttacagAATACAAATTTTATAGAACCTTTATGCATTATTATAGAAAATTATACAATATGcaagagagaaaaatgaatttagGGTTAGAAATAACATACCCTTGAAAAATTCACAACCTTCACGAATTTCCTCTTCTCCACTAACAATCTCGAATCCTCGAACCAAGAATTGAcaaagatgacaccaccacaactGTTTCCTCTATATTCTCCTTAGGATAGGGTGAAAATATTAGGAGTGTGTAGGCTCTGAAAAATTTGGGAAGAGGGATTGAAATTTTGTGAGAGAGATTTCTGGAAAAACTAGAATCACACACCCACCATTCTCTGTGAAGAAGAAGCCGATCAAAATAATTCTGCACTCAAAACTCCCTACCAACATGTCTATCAAACAAGAGAAAAGAGGGGAGGGAATTATAACTCCcctcaaaattaaattcaaaatttaattttaaacaaatctaataaaatttaatacatatttatatgataactaatttatcatatatatatatatatatattaaatcatatgttatatcgtatataacacataacctatagtttttatattgtatcaaatacaatgtaacctacaatttttatttctctcacaCGTgcattgtatttaatataaatcacatttatactatatttaattatatgaatctcatccatataattaagatttgaatcatattcaaatatttatttcctttcaaaataaattttgtagtataatgtatcaaatacattatattaattatatcatatataattaagttaaattaattataacacatataattaattctctcaattaatttgaacaattcaaattaatccaaaattgattctcattcatttctgttgagctacaaaggagaccttatggacctgtgtagattgaaactccaatggtacttgaataattaattaaactcatttaattaatttttttaacatccattaactattgcCCACTCCACTTAagtcgacagctgcactcttcgcactatagatatatttctttattcattggatataaccagtcaacagtgcgagaaacatttacaaattgctcataagtacagttgggccaaaattatcgttttgcccttatagttacatctaactccttaagtaccattgctccttctaatgaataataagtcatagttcaaccaTGACCAagcccctctcgagccaatagAGGATGTGGCGCTAGAtggttcaagccctagaatcaactctaaagagagcaatttatctacttacccagacataagggaaggagtgaattctgtcttgtatagttgtgttcccaactccttaatcagatgaatctccaaaacagtagacttattgagtcggtggtCTTTctctctcacccatacaaattaaaggaccgctttcataggcaggagttcataactcactcaggattcaggtcatgtcacttatggtcatcttggtgaaatgtaagtctctattatgaatggtgttatataatgagactagtcatttcgtggttcggtcctATATAAagtcctttatatagaatactcccactcacatatctctacatgaatgatcaagatcagatcatttgtagtactttataacaattataatatctacaaagcgggtcgtattcgtagtgtcatcgggataagatacccaaccttatccatctactacagaccatttaagctattacttgaacatgatccacctgtatgtctctacatacatgtttaagctacataagataaccttggatgttagtttattggtttgtgggttaatgctattaaatgtcaaataaatcatctcatattttattaaataaataagatgtttgtacattacaattacaaattatagtaTCCACAaggtttagggcatcaactccaacacaCTCAATGTTCCAAAAAAATGATGTAattaacttcttcttctttttttttttttaataaatgtatattttctttttttccattattttcctttaaaatatatattttttaaaaaatctctaGATGGTTACTATGGGTAAGTCAAATGTGAAAACTTTTTATTTGATGAAATTGAGTTTTGAACTAGAaaaaaattagtattatttaattatttatatttttttgaaaatattttagctTGTGAAATGGAGCAcatagtattattattatttgtgggtattgatttttatatttgagtttttgttgggtttggatgttttgttttgttttgtgggtattgatttttcttttttcctttttctttttttaaggtTTCTGAGTGTTCTTAGCTAGCTGCTTTATTATTGGTGGTTTGGtctcaattaattaaacctttttatTATATGGAGatctattattgttttttttcccttttataattttttttgttaacttaataaaataattttggaaGGGTATTAttcttaattcttattcaaattggtgaaattaaaattgactaCACAAAGACACAAAACTAGGTAGTAcaataatgaaaaaatgaaaacttttttttttttttttttttggtttgaaaAATTGTATTGGTTGAAGTGATAATGttcttaattttggttttttcagTACAACTTTGCATTCATTTGCAAAGATAGCAGAAGAATTGGACAAAATGgtgaccaaaatgatatttgaaaGCTATGGAGTGGAAAAGTATCACAAGTCTCATGCTGATTCCATTACATATCTTCTtagaattttgaaaaacaaagcTCCTCATTCTTCAAACCCTACTTTATGTCTTGTGGATCACACTGATAAGAGCTTCACTACCATGCTCTATCAAGATCATATCAATGGTTTGGAGGTCAAAACCAAACATGgccaatggattcaagttgacaACTCCTCTCCCTCAACCTTCGTCGTCATTGCCGGAGACGCATTCAAGGTCGacttatatatacatatttattttattaatttaaagatATATTCGATGCGACATCAATTACTAAAAGTTGAaggactaaacttgtaatttaacgaAATTCATTCTAATGTTCTTATTATGAAATTGACAAATAAAGATAAATAGAAATCATGCATAAACAGTAGAGAATCACCACAAATATTATATAGTGAGCTTATATAGCACACTCCTTTAGACCCGTGCTTGGTCATTCGGGGTGCCAAATTAACAAATTCAAAGAATTCCAACAAATATGCAAATCTCTCTACGTCGATTCTCTCTATTGTTtacaatttttatttatctttatttgTCCAATTCATAACAGGTATATTTCGAGAATAAACCCTAATGATGATGTTTGGTTTTTGGTAGAGAAGGCATGGAGCAATGACAGAATAGAATCACCAACTCATAAAGTGATGATAAGAGGGAATGAAGATAGGTACTCTCTTGCCATGTTTGGATTCAGCAATGGAATTGTAGAAGTGCCAAAAGAGCTTGTGGATCAAACTCATCCTTTGCGATATAAACCTTTTGACCATATTGGATTGCTTCATTTCTTCCGATCTAAAGAGGGTTTCAACTCCAAATCTCCCCTCAAAGACTATTGTGCTCtctaattaaaacaaataatgcAATAAACTATCCATTTTgtatatgtttaatataatcTGTATGTTCCTGTGATGTTTGTATAAGCTTTGGCTTTTGCTTTGTTTTATCTTTGTGTGCTTTAGTTTAAGAACTTTCTCGTCTCATTAAATGGACGAACCCTAATAAACTTGGTGTCATGGTGTGTGTTTTCTCTTCTTAATATGTGAACATGTATATTCTCTGTTCTTcgtattaattatgagatatctTACATTTGTGGTTGTTTTAGATTCgtaattttaaattaacatCTTCTAAGTGGATAACTAAAGGTCCATTCGACGataacaatttgattttattgtttAGAATCCCAAGTTGAAAAAATGATTGAACTCTAGCCAAATAAGCAGGGTGTGCTATGATGgtgaaataaaatttgtttagttTAGGTGCAATGAGAGTATCTTTAACTAGTTGACATATTCTTAGTAATACCTCATAtctgatgcattcattccataAAAAAGTCAATACAAAGCTGAAAAAAGCTCAAAAGTTCAAACGAGGTACAAGGCCAGAGAGAAGCCATTAGAAAGTAAGGctgagaaaaacaaaaaacatgagAATTACATGAAAGCATTTAGATTGTTTTCCTATCAATGTGtcatttttacatattttaatCCATAGCTTTTGATATCGAGGTGTGATGAGGATGCTAGAGATGTACCAACCTAGTTGAGATCTCTCAATGCATCTACTAATTCCTCTATCTTTAGtatctaatttaaaataataataataagaataattgACCGTCACCATAAACTAAGCTAccattattttaagaaaatcaagccaatttttaaaatttaaaaaaaagttgtcaaaaagtttttttttttttttgttaattaattaagaatttgGCTCTTTTacttaattaaaggaaaaaaaaggatgaATATTACtataaaaaattgagagaaaatatgtttaatattaaaaaacagaaaactaaaaactaaaatggtAACCAAATGGGTCCTTAACgatttcaaaagtaaaaatattAATGATCTTATGACATTTACGTATCTAATTCATTAAACTATACAATAGTATAACtaaatttttgtcttttatcTGTTTGTCTAAATATTCATGTACTATATTCcattgtgtatatatatatatgctcaTGTCATGTTCATATTGTTCAGTCTTAtaattttattactttaatattttaaatagccCCACAAATAAAAGTTTACCTCACAAGTCTACATCCGTGACCAGAAACACAAAAGATCAGATCAATCATTTACAAATAGAGCCAAAAAAATTAAAGCACCtaccttttttctttctttgataattatttttagaaCTTGTTTTTCTCTTACATAAGCCatcaaagaaaaatgaaaaaaggtaGCTGAGTGAGTTAGGTTGTATGAGAATGGTTAATTCTGAAGCAAAAGCCAAAGTACTTCCCATAATAGATTTGTCAAAATTAGAGGCAGTTGGCACAGAAGAATGGGGTTCAGCGTGCAAAGAGATGAGGCTTGGATTAGAAGAATTTGGTTGTTTCTCAGTGGTTTATGACAAAGTTTCTTTGGAACTTCATAACTCCATTTTTGAAGCAACAAAAGAGCTTTTTCATCTCCCATTAGAAACTAGAACTAAGAACACTAGTGAAAAGCCTTACCATGGCTATTTTGGTGGATACTCACTTCTTCCTCTCTATGAATCAATGGCTATTGATAATCCAACTGAGCTACAAACAACACAGCTGAGTTTGGCCAATCTCCTGTGGCCTTCTAGAGCAAACAATCACTTctggtaattaatttaattaacacaCACTACTATTCTTGTCATCTATTTCATCCTTcttatagttttaaaagttttgattcaTATGATACTAATTatttagtttcaatttgattcttatGAATTTGTGTCATTAAACCAAACCCACAAATAATTGATTCCTTAATGATTTGTTTAGATCTTCATATCCGAAGTGGTATGCTATAAACTTCTTGTTGTTGCtcattgctttctagcctattacaatctttctcttctctgTTCATACATTCAAAACGCTtgcgaaaacctttttctccaaAGCCGTTTTCTCTAAAACGAGGGTGGATGTTGCGAGAGGCACACGGTGTGCCATCGGCATTCTGTATTCGAATTGGCTGATTTGTTTGTGAGCGGAAACAAGTACCACAAAATCGCTAAGTGAAGCTTCTGAAAATGCGATTGTGACAGTTATATCACATGTGTGAGAGTGAAGATTTAATACTTACCATCTCAAATTGATAAAGTTTCTTATGGCCTGTTTGGATCACAAATATTGTTTCATAggtataaatatcaaatatttgtaatttaaatgtgtgaattttaaatgtttgagATAATTAATGTATGTATTTAGATATGCATCATCATTAATATTTAGAAGTTAATTATATGTGTTTGATTTACCAGTTTTGcatatagaaataaaaattaaataattatttagttaaagGTTAGAGAACAAGTATGATGGTCATCAATAAAATTTAGCATGATCACTTAAAATATATGTAAATgaagaattttatattaaacgttgattaaattattgaatttaattactaaaaacAATGAAatacatataaa
This region includes:
- the LOC120085073 gene encoding probable inactive 2-oxoglutarate-dependent dioxygenase AOP2 codes for the protein MGSETGGLPVINFSGNGVKTEGGDEWRRRSREVREALEEYGCFIAEYDGVSRELRGEVMKAVKALFELPIERKKKNKYEKPFNGYVGELRTLPLHESLGIDDATNFHGVQSFTHLMWPSGNHHFSTTLHSFAKIAEELDKMVTKMIFESYGVEKYHKSHADSITYLLRILKNKAPHSSNPTLCLVDHTDKSFTTMLYQDHINGLEVKTKHGQWIQVDNSSPSTFVVIAGDAFKAWSNDRIESPTHKVMIRGNEDRYSLAMFGFSNGIVEVPKELVDQTHPLRYKPFDHIGLLHFFRSKEGFNSKSPLKDYCAL
- the LOC120086612 gene encoding probable 2-oxoglutarate-dependent dioxygenase AOP1.2, encoding MRMVNSEAKAKVLPIIDLSKLEAVGTEEWGSACKEMRLGLEEFGCFSVVYDKVSLELHNSIFEATKELFHLPLETRTKNTSEKPYHGYFGGYSLLPLYESMAIDNPTELQTTQLSLANLLWPSRANNHFCISFLVFKFNCLMINGSMFNPQPIAPSLSWLAMYSW